A section of the Ananas comosus cultivar F153 unplaced genomic scaffold, ASM154086v1, whole genome shotgun sequence genome encodes:
- the LOC109704953 gene encoding pentatricopeptide repeat-containing protein At4g39530-like produces MKFKPPLQTLYSKPRTLAHLLQTCISNQTHHLHLHPIHAQSIVSGLRADLFLNNLLLNGYSKSGGIRSARQVFDRMPHRNLISWSSMISMYAQQGREEEAFLLFSRFRSSTSESPNEFVLASVIRACVQSKVANFASQVQDLVIKLGFDIDVYVGTALINFYSKFGCMDEAMLIFGELPVRNSVTWTAVITGYSQIGESDVSLKLFNLMKDEGVRPDRFVLSSAISACSALGFLEGGRQIHGFAYRVATEMDVSVNNVLIDLYSKCSKLTIARKLFDSIVVRNLVSWTTMIAGYMQNSCDNEAMALFLEMSRLGWRPDGFACTSVLSSCGSLMALQQGRQIHGYAIKANLEFDEYVKNGLIDMYAKCSSLTEARVLFDVLAEDNVISYNAMIEGYASHEELVEAFVLFNIMRCRSLPPTLLTFVSLLGVSASASAVDLSKQIHGLIIKEGISLDLYAGSALVDVYSKCSCVEDARAVFDEMSERDIVVWNAMIFGYTQNEQGEQALRLFHQLQISGMMSNEFTFVALITVASNLASMFHGLQFHGQIIKVGVDSDPHVSNALVDMYAKCGCIKEAWLLFESTCGKDVVCWNSMISRCAQHGLAEEALKVFQIMRQEQVEPNYVTFVGLLSACAHAGLIEEGLYHFNSMKEKYGIEPGMEHYASVVSLFGRSGKLRVAKEFIEQMPIEPAAVVWRSLLSACRVFGNIEIGKYAAEMALAADPTDSGPYVLLSNIFASEGMWVDVEKVRKGMDHIGAVKEPGYSWIEVMKEVHVFIARGREHPQAELIYSVLDGLTKLLKGVGSVPDISELQLFDEDDGLR; encoded by the coding sequence ATGAAATTTAAACCCCCACTTCAAACCCTGTACTCGAAACCCCGGACCCTCGCCCATCTCCTACAAACATGCATCTCCAATCAAAcccaccacctccacctccaccccATCCACGCCCAATCCATCGTCTCCGGCCTCCGTGCCGATCTCTTCCTAAACAACCTCCTCCTGAACGGGTACTCCAAATCCGGCGGTATCCGATCGGCACGCCAAGTGTTCGATCGAATGCCTCACAGAAACTTGATCTCTTGGTCATCCATGATCTCCATGTACGCGCAGCAGGGTCGCGAGGAAGAGGCCTTTTTGCTCTTTTCCCGCTTCCGGAGTTCCACTTCGGAGAGCCCGAATGAGTTCGTTCTCGCTAGTGTGATCCGCGCCTGTGTTCAATCAAAGGTCGCTAATTTTGCTAGCCAAGTCCAGGATCTTGTGATAAAATTGGGGTTTGATATCGATGTCTATGTTGGTACAGCGTTGATCAACTTCTACTCTAAGTTTGGATGTATGGATGAGGCTATGTTGATATTTGGTGAGCTCCCGGTTAGGAATTCGGTGACTTGGACGGCGGTAATCACAGGTTATTCACAAATCGGGGAGAGCGATGTGTCCTTGAAACTATTTAATTTGATGAAGGACGAAGGAGTTCGGCCCGATAGATTTGTCCTTTCAAGCGCCATTAGCGCTTGCTCTGCATTAGGTTTTCTCGAGGGCGGGCGGCAAATCCATGGTTTTGCGTATAGAGTTGCTACTGAAATGGATGTTTCCGTGAACAACGTGCTAATAGATTTATATTCCAAGTGCTCAAAATTAACGATTGCACGCAAGTTATTTGATTCAATTGTTGTTAGGAACCTTGTCTCATGGACTACGATGATCGCGGGGTACATGCAAAATTCTTGTGATAATGAAGCGATGGCCTTGTTCCTCGAAATGAGTCGGTTGGGGTGGCGGCCCGATGGTTTTGCTTGTACAAGCGTATTAAGCTCGTGTGGCTCTCTGATGGCTTTACAACAAGGGAGACAAATACATGGTTATGCAATTAAAGCTAACTTGGAGTTCGACGAGTATGTGAAGAATGGCCTTATCGATATGTACGCCAAATGTAGCTCTTTAACTGAGGCGAGGGTTCTATTTGATGTCCTTGCAGAAGATAATGTGATTTCTTACAATGCTATGATTGAAGGATATGCTAGTCATGAGGAGCTTGTAGAAGCATTTGTTCTATTCAATATCATGCGATGTCGCTCGTTGCCCCCAACCCTGTTGACTTTTGTTAGCCTTCTCGGTGTGTCGGCATCAGCATCAGCTGTGGACTTAAGCAAGCAGATTCACGGCCTTATTATTAAAGAAGGAATATCACTGGACCTTTATGCCGGTAGTGCGTTAGTTGATGTTTACTCAAAGTGTTCATGTGTTGAGGATGCAAGAGCTGTGTTTGATGAAATGAGTGAGAGAGATATTGTTGTATGGAATGCGATGATTTTTGGGTACACCCAAAATGAGCAAGGTGAACAGGCCCTTAGACTCTTCCACCAGCTACAAATTTCTGGAATGATGTCTAATGAGTTCACTTTCGTTGCCCTGATAACTGTTGCGAGTAACCTGGCAAGCATGTTCCATGGCTTACAGTTTCATGGCCAGATCATAAAAGTAGGCGTAGATTCCGACCCtcatgtttcaaatgctctcgTAGACATGTATGCAAAGTGTGGTTGCATCAAAGAAGCTTGGCTTTTGTTTGAGTCAACTTGTGGGAAAGATGTCGTGTGTTGGAACTCCATGATTTCAAGATGTGCACAACATGGGCTTGCCGAAGAAGCTCTTAAAGTTTTCCAGATCATGAGACAGGAGCAAGTAGAACCAAACTATGTGACGTTTGTTGGTCTTTTATCAGCGTGTGCCCATGCCGGGCTCATCGAGGAAGGACTTTACCATTTCAATTCTATGAAAGAAAAATACGGAATTGAACCAGGAATGGAACATTATGCTTCTGTAGTTAGCCTTTTTGGTCGTTCAGGTAAGTTGAGGGTGGCGAAGGAGTTCATAGAACAGATGCCGATTGAACCAGCTGCAGTGGTATGGAGGAGCTTGCTTAGTGCATGCCGAGTGTTTGGTAACATTGAAATAGGAAAATATGCCGCTGAAATGGCTTTGGCAGCAGACCCCACAGATAGCGGGCCTTACGTTTTGTTATCGAACATATTTGCTTCCGAGGGTATGTGGGTTGATGTCGAGAAGGTGAGAAAGGGAATGGATCATATTGGAGCAGTGAAAGAGCCTGGGTACAGTTGGATTGAAGTGATGAAGGAGGTGCATGTATTCATTGCAAGAGGGAGAGAGCATCCGCAGGCCGAGTTGATCTATTCAGTTTTGGATGGGCTGACAAAATTATTGAAAGGCGTTGGTTCTGTCCCTGATATCTCTGAACTTCAGTTGTTTGACGAGGATGATGGACTTCGCTAG